GGGCCGATATGCCAGACAAGAAGGCTCAGAACGACGAGGCCAAGAGCGAGTAGGATATAGCGCAACACGTTAGTCAGACGGCCAATGTGACATTTATGGTCGAAGGGATGAGACTGCAGATGGACGGATGAGCCATGCTACGGTGCCGGCAAACAGCCATGTGCCGGCTACCGCAAAGAGCAGAAACCAATAAAGTTGATCGAACAGCGCAAAGGCCAGTAAGGCTGCTGAGAAATCGCGGCTGGCGACATTTTTCAAGATGGCATCCGCCCAGGCTGCATGGGTAGGGGTTCTCCACCCACTCGCCGCTTTGATCTTGTGCGCCTTTTCGGCAAGTACGAGCGAGAGGCCGTTGCCGAACACGGCGGCGGCGCCTAGCGCGAGCGGAACCCAGTCGTCTGTTTGTCCCATGTGGGTCGCGTAGAGTCCCACGGCGATGCCAGCAAAAATCGCCATATGCACGATGTTGTCCAAGACAACGTCGAGCCAAGCACCAAAGGGCGACTCGGTAAAGGTCAATCGGGCGACTTCACCGTCGCAGCAATCAATGACGGCTGCCAATTGAAACAGGAGGGCTGCCACAATACCGGCGCTGTACGTACCCATCCCAAACCCAGCTGCAGCAACCAGACCGATTAATCCGGCGAGCACCGTGATGGAATTAGGCGACAACCCCGTGGCAAGAAACAGACGCGTGAACCAGCGAGAGATCTTGCGATTGAAATAGCGATCGACGAACCCTTCAAATTCCCCCTTGAGCGAACTGAACAACTTCTTTTCGGCTGTGTGGACATCAGCCAGGGTTCGGACCGGTTGATACCAATTACCCCGTTTTTCTTCGGACGAGACGACACGCACCCGACCATCCACAACAGCCTGCTCAAGCCACTGCCGGATCGGAGCGGTCCCCTTCTCACTCGCCGGTTGATCGGCGATGCTCATCAGGCTTGCCGGCACGACCACCAGATCAGCGACACGCAAGGCCGGATCGTCGAAACGGAGGGGGGCGAAGGTGGCCGGGCAACCGGGCTGGACTTTCGATCGCACGCACTGCACCAGGAGCTGATCGACCTGCCCCGGTGGGGCTTGAGAGACCACGATGGCTTGACCGTCCTGCACGTCACGCCGCAACCGCTCGATCAACCCTCGAGAGAACACGCTATTGACGCTCGCGACCAACGCAAAGCCATGCACTTCGGCCGCCAAGGCTTCCCATGTCCGAGGATCGTCGAGAGGAAATTCGCGGATCGGCATCCATCGGACGGGAATCGTGAGACGCGGCCCTTTGCCGAGCGCCTGTTTCAGCTGTTCCTCCTCAGAACCGGAAAGGACGATTAACTGACGAATCCCCGCCCGTTGCAACGTGAGCACGGTCCGTTGAAAGAGCCCGACCCCTACGACGCTCGTCAAAGGTCCCACGTCGCGGACCTGTTGCCCGATCGGACCGCCGAATACCCCGACAGATGGCAGCAGAATCGCCGTCGCCAGTCCTTGGATCTCGGCTCTCCTCTGAAGGATGCTCTTACTCATGGTTTCATAGACAACGATGCGTGATCACCAGTGCTCCCTTGCCCAGGTCCCCGTTCTCTTCTATCGGACATCCTCCCATGGTGAAGACTCTCTCATAATCTTGGCAAAACTTCCAATTCAGCTTTTCTTACGTCTTCGATGAAGTCGATCTCGGTCCAGGGCAACCCTCCGATCCGTTCATGACCGACCCGCACGTCCTGAAAATACTGCTGTAGCGCGTCCTCGTACTCCATATCCCACGAGCCTCTGTCGATGTAGCCATGGAGAGATGAGACGACGCGAGCCGTGTCGGCATGCCGAACTCGAAGAAATCCAACCCCTTCCCCGGCGTAATCATACTGTTCCGGCAAGCTCTTTGTCAGCGCAATAACTCGCCCCCCCGCCACGACCACCATGCATTCTTCTCCGGTCTGCTTCACCGTCTCATCCATCAACAACGCATTCTCAGAGGGTGACGATACCAGACGCCGTAGGATCTCCGGATGGAACAGCACGTCGGCATCCATCACGATAGTGTCGTCGTCGAGCGCGGTTCGTGCGATCCACAGCGAGGAAATACTGCCTCGGTGAAACTGCTCGTTGACCAGAAAGGTAACGTTGACGCCACAGGCATCCCGTTCAACCGCCGCACGAATCATCTCCTGCTTGTACCCTACGACAATCTCCGCCCGACGAATGCCGACGGAAACCAGCGACTCTAAGTACCGGCGCAGGAGTGACCGTCCGCCGATCTCGATGAGGCATTTCGGGCGATGTTGGGTCACCTCCCACAGCCGTTTTCCCACTCCCGCTGCAAGGAT
This genomic window from Nitrospira sp. contains:
- a CDS encoding CDP-alcohol phosphatidyltransferase family protein encodes the protein MSKSILQRRAEIQGLATAILLPSVGVFGGPIGQQVRDVGPLTSVVGVGLFQRTVLTLQRAGIRQLIVLSGSEEEQLKQALGKGPRLTIPVRWMPIREFPLDDPRTWEALAAEVHGFALVASVNSVFSRGLIERLRRDVQDGQAIVVSQAPPGQVDQLLVQCVRSKVQPGCPATFAPLRFDDPALRVADLVVVPASLMSIADQPASEKGTAPIRQWLEQAVVDGRVRVVSSEEKRGNWYQPVRTLADVHTAEKKLFSSLKGEFEGFVDRYFNRKISRWFTRLFLATGLSPNSITVLAGLIGLVAAAGFGMGTYSAGIVAALLFQLAAVIDCCDGEVARLTFTESPFGAWLDVVLDNIVHMAIFAGIAVGLYATHMGQTDDWVPLALGAAAVFGNGLSLVLAEKAHKIKAASGWRTPTHAAWADAILKNVASRDFSAALLAFALFDQLYWFLLFAVAGTWLFAGTVAWLIRPSAVSSLRP
- a CDS encoding phosphocholine cytidylyltransferase family protein; this encodes MKAVILAAGVGKRLWEVTQHRPKCLIEIGGRSLLRRYLESLVSVGIRRAEIVVGYKQEMIRAAVERDACGVNVTFLVNEQFHRGSISSLWIARTALDDDTIVMDADVLFHPEILRRLVSSPSENALLMDETVKQTGEECMVVVAGGRVIALTKSLPEQYDYAGEGVGFLRVRHADTARVVSSLHGYIDRGSWDMEYEDALQQYFQDVRVGHERIGGLPWTEIDFIEDVRKAELEVLPRL